In Macadamia integrifolia cultivar HAES 741 chromosome 5, SCU_Mint_v3, whole genome shotgun sequence, a single window of DNA contains:
- the LOC122080189 gene encoding protein C2-DOMAIN ABA-RELATED 4-like produces MYKSIRSSLSLCCHPSSARHNLMDNLLGLLRIRVKRGINLAVRDVLSSDPYVVVKMGKQRLKTRVMKKNTNPEWNEELTLSVQEPLLPIKLTVYDHDTFSKDDKMGDAEFDINPFVDALKMNLDVYPNGTTITRTQPCRQNCLAEESCVVWENGKVIQDMILRLRNVERGEVEIQLQWIDLPGTKGLYSPDSESI; encoded by the exons ATGTACAAAAGTATACGGAGTAGTCTCAGCCTATGTTGTCATCCTTCCTCTGCAAGACATAATTTGATGGATAATCTGTTGGGTCTTCTTAGAATTCGTGTCAAGCGCGGCATCAACCTGGCCGTCCGCGATGTCCTCAGCAGCGATCCTTACGTAGTTGTCAAGATGGGCAAACAG AGACTAAAGACACGTGTGATGAAAAAGAATACAAACCCTGAGTGGAATGAAGAATTAACTCTCTCTGTTCAAGAACCCCTTCTTCCAATCAAGCTT ACGGTCTATGACCATGACACATTCAGCAAAGATGACAAAATGGGAGATGCAGAATTTGACATCAATCCCTTTGTTGATGCACTAAAGATGAACTTAGATGTATACCCAAATGGTACTACAATCACAAGAACACAACCATGCAGGCAAAACTGCTTGGCTGAAGAGAGCTGCGTCGTCTGGGAAAATGGGAAAGTCATTCAAGATATGATTCTCAGATTAAGAAATGTGGAACGTGGTGAGGTGGAAATCCAACTTCAGTGGATTGATCTCCCTGGCACAAAGGGTTTATATAGTCCAGATAGTGAGTCCATATAA